The proteins below are encoded in one region of Silene latifolia isolate original U9 population chromosome 2, ASM4854445v1, whole genome shotgun sequence:
- the LOC141641957 gene encoding uncharacterized protein LOC141641957, with product MNKLVIAALVVVGMSLNNVVGRTLEVVPSAVLDLDGNPLISGKQYQMMIGNNAAAAIGVSKINGTCPLYVVQQSLTLVNTTFITISNQVKHGANPLDIIKGLIVVHFASNLEFGCLESPVWQVVQQAVQTGGKLGESLFRIARIAFDKDTDMDMGMSKPVYKLQFCPFEVNSCQDIGISPDSITSSPVVNLLSPIIQGLNITPLRIQFKRVK from the coding sequence atgaATAAGTTGGTGATAGCTGCCCTGGTGGTGGTCGGCATGAGCTTGAATAATGTCGTGGGGCGAACACTAGAAGTAGTACCAAGTGCGGTACTCGACCTTGACGGAAACCCCTTAATTTCGGGAAAACAGTACCAAATGATGATCGGCAATAATGCAGCAGCTGCCATTGGGGTTTCCAAGATAAACGGCACGTGTCCTCTCTATGTcgtccaacaatctctcactttaGTCAACACCACGTTCATCACCATCAGCAATCAAGTAAAACATGGAGCTAACCCACTTGATATTATCAAGGGTTTAATAGTCGTCCATTTCGCGAGCAACTTGGAGTTCGGCTGCTTGGAGTCGCCGGTTTGGCAAGTGGTACAGCAAGCGGTTCAAACCGGGGGTAAACTAGGGGAGTCTCTTTTCCGTATAGCAAGAATTGCTTTTGATAAGGATACGGATATGGATATGGGTATGAGTAAACCGGTTTACAAGCTCCAATTTTGCCCTTTTGAGGTTAACTCGTGTCAAGATATAGGCATATCACCTGACTCTATAACTTCTTCGCCGGTCGTCAACCTCTTATCTCCAATTATTCAAGGCCTTAATATAACGCCTCTTCGCATCCAGTTTAAAAGAGTTAAATAG